In Lysinibacillus sp. FSL M8-0337, the following proteins share a genomic window:
- a CDS encoding PLP-dependent aminotransferase family protein has product MELAISFIGNKPKYAQIYENIKHAILSKKLLAHEQLPSKRMLATTLHVSVHTIKEAYEQLLAEGYIYSKERSGYYIAQLEFEWLQPLQTEKSAPLPMTEQSVTYDFSNGHVDKDAFPFSIFHKLMKQHFTINSLSTSPWQGEAALRQEIAKYVGRSRGIHCEASQVFIYSGTQSQLQALCHYFGPQTHVGLEEPGFKRVRATLQQCGLPIYPIAVDNLGVTIPQKTIHMLYTTPAHQFPLGMVMSAERRAALLHWAKLNEAFIIEDDYDGEFRYKGLPIPSLANMDQLQRVIYFGTFSKTLLPSLRISYMILPKSLIASFSSFYQEQKSVVSKVDQLVLADFLGQGLFDKHLAKMRTIYRKKQHTLLAAIANHFSNEFKVIGEHAGLHIIVKLPKRLSEQDALHLAHTVGVNVYPCSTSFQSPAEHAMIIIGYGGLSLEQIEEGISLLASVWHAS; this is encoded by the coding sequence ATGGAACTAGCTATCTCCTTTATCGGAAATAAGCCTAAATATGCACAGATTTATGAAAACATAAAACATGCTATTCTTTCGAAAAAGCTTCTAGCCCATGAACAATTGCCTTCCAAACGAATGCTTGCGACAACATTACATGTTAGCGTTCATACAATAAAAGAAGCCTATGAGCAACTGCTTGCAGAAGGTTATATTTATAGTAAAGAGCGCTCAGGCTACTACATTGCGCAATTGGAGTTTGAATGGCTCCAACCATTACAAACAGAAAAATCGGCTCCTTTGCCTATGACCGAACAATCAGTAACCTATGATTTTAGTAATGGTCATGTGGATAAAGACGCGTTCCCCTTCTCCATTTTCCATAAGTTAATGAAACAGCATTTTACTATTAACAGTTTATCAACAAGTCCATGGCAGGGAGAAGCAGCTTTACGACAGGAAATTGCCAAGTATGTTGGACGCTCCAGAGGTATTCATTGTGAAGCATCACAAGTATTTATCTATAGTGGGACACAAAGCCAACTGCAAGCATTATGTCATTACTTTGGCCCACAAACGCATGTTGGCTTAGAGGAACCTGGGTTTAAACGTGTAAGGGCTACGTTACAGCAATGTGGTTTACCCATCTATCCAATTGCTGTGGATAACTTAGGTGTAACGATACCCCAAAAGACTATTCACATGTTATACACAACCCCAGCTCACCAGTTTCCACTGGGGATGGTTATGTCGGCTGAACGACGGGCAGCACTGTTACACTGGGCGAAATTAAACGAGGCATTTATTATAGAGGATGATTACGATGGTGAATTTCGTTATAAGGGACTTCCAATCCCCTCTCTAGCAAATATGGATCAACTACAGCGGGTCATTTATTTTGGGACATTTTCAAAAACACTACTGCCGTCTCTTCGGATTAGTTATATGATTTTGCCTAAATCGCTCATTGCATCATTTTCTAGTTTTTATCAGGAACAAAAGTCCGTTGTGTCAAAAGTAGACCAGCTTGTACTAGCGGATTTTCTTGGACAAGGGCTATTTGACAAACATTTAGCCAAAATGCGTACGATTTATCGAAAAAAACAGCACACACTACTAGCAGCTATTGCTAATCATTTCTCCAATGAATTTAAAGTTATAGGCGAACATGCTGGTCTACATATTATTGTAAAATTACCAAAAAGATTATCGGAACAAGATGCTCTTCATCTTGCTCATACAGTAGGCGTTAATGTTTATCCTTGTTCGACTTCATTTCAATCCCCTGCTGAACATGCGATGATAATTATTGGCTATGGAGGATTGTCACTAGAACAAATTGAAGAAGGTATTTCCTTACTTGCTTCTGTATGGCATGCCTCTTAA
- a CDS encoding GNAT family protein — MKFNMLENNVVLLRPLVREDSQALLAAGSYPEIWSYMSTTIEDKSDVHNFVENALSNKSLMKEYPFVIVDKLSGQIIGSTRFMDIDSKHQRLEIGTTWLTPSFWRTAVNTNCKYLLLTYCFEVLGLQRVQIKTDHDNIRSQKAIERIGATKEGVLRNHMIRKDGSTRHTVMYSITLQEWPEVKARLEMLLEME, encoded by the coding sequence ATGAAATTTAACATGTTAGAAAATAACGTTGTATTATTAAGACCTTTAGTGAGAGAGGATAGTCAAGCGCTATTGGCTGCAGGCAGTTATCCAGAGATTTGGTCGTATATGTCCACAACGATTGAGGATAAAAGTGATGTGCATAACTTTGTGGAAAATGCATTGTCTAACAAAAGCCTCATGAAAGAGTATCCATTTGTCATTGTGGATAAGTTATCAGGACAAATTATAGGCTCAACTCGTTTTATGGATATTGATAGCAAGCATCAACGGTTAGAAATAGGGACTACTTGGTTGACTCCTTCATTTTGGCGTACTGCGGTCAATACGAATTGTAAATATTTATTACTTACCTATTGTTTTGAAGTACTTGGTCTACAACGAGTTCAAATTAAAACAGATCATGACAATATACGTTCACAAAAGGCAATCGAACGTATAGGGGCTACAAAAGAGGGGGTTCTACGCAATCATATGATTCGTAAAGATGGCTCAACACGGCACACAGTGATGTATAGTATTACATTACAAGAATGGCCAGAAGTAAAGGCACGGTTAGAAATGTTGTTAGAAATGGAGTAA